The proteins below come from a single Acanthopagrus latus isolate v.2019 chromosome 4, fAcaLat1.1, whole genome shotgun sequence genomic window:
- the spata17 gene encoding spermatogenesis-associated protein 17 isoform X1 — MAELLKIKSEVEEFHKEYVYRNNQAEESRQEENQAATQIQSWFRACKVQAYLRHLHKKAIIIQTIWRGFTARARFRQMVKAAYFIMKMNFYEEMAVRIQRRWRGFFVRKYVHNFYARKTYLEGVSRKNELVRRELDEVEELQKRESDCLELVKEQTARVHQAHRLHHLLSTKQCPGVFNSPFRPAPHEMEQLLRQVKYQAPSRGRACLLGMPGPEAPSFPGTPRSPWMKTSRTLCSSRPILPPIASKRQQGLFIEPGEVWEQHVHCPDLTLRLQTSHTLLEEAQHQLRQHKSARLYRDTLGTGSSLHHLSHSNNSFSQPAFPKSIR, encoded by the exons ATGGCCGagctgctgaaaataaaaagtgaagtAGAGGAGTTCCATAAAGAATACGTCTACAGAAACAA CCAAGCTGAGGAGAGCAGGCAGGAAGAAAACCAGGCCGCCACCCAGATTCAGAGCTGGTTCAGGGCCTGCAAGGTGCAGGCCTACCTCAG GCATTTGCACAAGAAGGCAATCATAATACAGACGATATGGCGGGGCTTCACAGCAAGGGCACGTTTCAGACAAATGGTGAAG GCGGCATATTTTATCATGAAGATGAATTTCTACGAGGAGATGGCGGTCAGG ATCCAGCGTCGATGGAGAGGGTTCTTTGTGAGGAAGTATGTTCATAATTTCTATGCACGCAAGACCTATCTGGAAGGAGTCAGTAGGAAAAATGAACTTGTCAg GAGGGAGCTGGATGAAGTCGAGGAACTccagaagagagagagtgactgtCTGGAGCTGGTGAAAGAGCAGACAGCCAGGGTCCACCAAGCTCACCGCTTACACCACCTCCTCAGTACAAAGCAG TGCCCAGGGGTCTTCAACTCTCCCTTCAGGCCAGCCCCCCATGAGATGGAACAACTGCTGAGGCAGGTCAAGTACCAGGCCCCCTCCAGGGGCAGGGCTTGTCTCTTGGGCATGCCTGGCCCAGAAGCCCCCAGTTTCCCCGGGACTCCCAGATCCCCATGGATGAAAACCAGTAGGACTTTGTGCTCCTCCAGGCCCATACTACCCCCTATTGCCAGCAAGAGACAGCAG GGTCTGTTCATAGAGCCAGGGGAAGTGTGGGAGCAGCACGTGCACTGTCCTGACCTGACGTTGCGTCTGCAGACCTCTCACACACTCCTGGAGGAGGCCCAGCATCAGTTACGACAACACAAGTCTGCGAGACTCTACAGGGATACTCT aggaacaggaagttcGCTCCACCATCTGAGCCACAGCAACAATTCTTTTTCTCAGCCGGCCTTCCCCAAGAGCATAAGATAG
- the spata17 gene encoding spermatogenesis-associated protein 17 isoform X2 — protein sequence MAELLKIKSEVEEFHKEYVYRNNQAEESRQEENQAATQIQSWFRACKVQAYLRHLHKKAIIIQTIWRGFTARARFRQMVKAAYFIMKMNFYEEMAVRIQRRWRGFFVRKYVHNFYARKTYLEGVSRKNELVRRELDEVEELQKRESDCLELVKEQTARVHQAHRLHHLLSTKQCPGVFNSPFRPAPHEMEQLLRQVKYQAPSRGRACLLGMPGPEAPSFPGTPRSPWMKTSRTLCSSRPILPPIASKRQQEER from the exons ATGGCCGagctgctgaaaataaaaagtgaagtAGAGGAGTTCCATAAAGAATACGTCTACAGAAACAA CCAAGCTGAGGAGAGCAGGCAGGAAGAAAACCAGGCCGCCACCCAGATTCAGAGCTGGTTCAGGGCCTGCAAGGTGCAGGCCTACCTCAG GCATTTGCACAAGAAGGCAATCATAATACAGACGATATGGCGGGGCTTCACAGCAAGGGCACGTTTCAGACAAATGGTGAAG GCGGCATATTTTATCATGAAGATGAATTTCTACGAGGAGATGGCGGTCAGG ATCCAGCGTCGATGGAGAGGGTTCTTTGTGAGGAAGTATGTTCATAATTTCTATGCACGCAAGACCTATCTGGAAGGAGTCAGTAGGAAAAATGAACTTGTCAg GAGGGAGCTGGATGAAGTCGAGGAACTccagaagagagagagtgactgtCTGGAGCTGGTGAAAGAGCAGACAGCCAGGGTCCACCAAGCTCACCGCTTACACCACCTCCTCAGTACAAAGCAG TGCCCAGGGGTCTTCAACTCTCCCTTCAGGCCAGCCCCCCATGAGATGGAACAACTGCTGAGGCAGGTCAAGTACCAGGCCCCCTCCAGGGGCAGGGCTTGTCTCTTGGGCATGCCTGGCCCAGAAGCCCCCAGTTTCCCCGGGACTCCCAGATCCCCATGGATGAAAACCAGTAGGACTTTGTGCTCCTCCAGGCCCATACTACCCCCTATTGCCAGCAAGAGACAGCAG gaggagagatga